The Mauremys reevesii isolate NIE-2019 linkage group 13, ASM1616193v1, whole genome shotgun sequence genome contains a region encoding:
- the LOC120380363 gene encoding leukotriene B4 receptor 1-like isoform X4, with amino-acid sequence MKDPALAPMTNATFNATAQSGALPPLPGAKLGLTVLSLAFILGFPGNVFVVWSALWRVQKRTITCLLILHLALADCAVLLTSPFFLRLLSAGQWEFGSVVCQLCYYVCGVSMYASISLITLMSLDRCLAVTKPVIAQKIRTAMVVRSLVLAIWMVSFLLAVPVIFYRKLVLRGRHLLCDLSHPTIGHLVFHNLFETLTGFVLPFAAIIWSYCVIGHRLQDTRFRRKRRTNRLIVLIVAAFALFWLPFHVVNILDVAGALSHSKGLIMAGKMARPTLTALAFFSSSVNPILYAFSGAALIKSAGIGFMAKLFEGTASEMSSTRQGTGQTTQRREKAKLEMVQDGNPERITLATNPLE; translated from the exons ATGAAGG ACCCTGCTCTCGCCCCAATGACCAACGCCACCTTCAACGCCACCGCCCAGTCGGGTGCGCTGCCCCCATTGCCCGGCGCCAAGCTGGGGCTGACCGTGCTCTCCTTGGCCTTCATCCTGGGCTTCCCAGGCAACGTCTTCGTGGTGTGGAGCGCTCTCTGGCGTGTCCAGAAGCGCACGATCACCTGCCTCCTCATCCTCCACCTGGCCCTGGCCGACTGCGCCGTGCTGctcacttcccctttcttccttcGGCTCCTGAGCGCCGGGCAGTGGGAGTTCGGCTCCGTGGTCTGCCAGCTGTGCTACTATGTTTGCGGTGTCAGCATGTACGCCAGCATCTCTCTCATCACCCTCATGAGCCTGGACCGCTGCTTAGCTGTCACTAAGCCTGTCATCGCCCAGAAGATCCGGACTGCCATGGTGGTCAGGTCCTTGGTCTTGGCCATCTGGATGGTCTCTTTCCTCCTTGCCGTGCCGGTCATTTTCTACCGCAAGCTGGTGCTTAGGGGCAGGCACCTTCTCTGCGACCTGTCCCATCCCACCATTGGCCACCTTGTTTTCCACAACCTTTTTGAGACCCTGACCGGCTTTGTGCTGCCCTTTGCTGCCATCATTTGGAGCTACTGCGTCATCGGGCACAGGCTGCAGGACACCCGCTTCCGGAGGAAGCGTCGCACCAACCGGCTCATTGTGCTGATCGTGGCCGCCTTTGCCCTCTTCTGGCTGCCCTTCCACGTGGTGAACATCCTAGACGTGGCTGGGGCGCTGAGCCACTCCAAGGGACTCATCATGGCCGGGAAGATGGCCCGGCCCACCCTGACGGCCCTGGCTTTCTTCAGCAGCAGCGTCAACCCCATCCTCTATGCCTTCAGCGGTGCTGCCTTGATCAAGTCGGCTGGCATAGGCTTCATGGCCAAGCTCTTTGAGGGGACGGCCTCAGAGATGTCCAGCACGCGGCAGGGGACGGGGCAGACCACCCAGCGACGCGAGAAGGCCAAGTTGGAGATGGTGCAggatgggaacccagagagaatCACCCTTGCCACCAACCCGCTGGAGTAG
- the LOC120380363 gene encoding leukotriene B4 receptor 1-like isoform X3: protein MTRLDPALAPMTNATFNATAQSGALPPLPGAKLGLTVLSLAFILGFPGNVFVVWSALWRVQKRTITCLLILHLALADCAVLLTSPFFLRLLSAGQWEFGSVVCQLCYYVCGVSMYASISLITLMSLDRCLAVTKPVIAQKIRTAMVVRSLVLAIWMVSFLLAVPVIFYRKLVLRGRHLLCDLSHPTIGHLVFHNLFETLTGFVLPFAAIIWSYCVIGHRLQDTRFRRKRRTNRLIVLIVAAFALFWLPFHVVNILDVAGALSHSKGLIMAGKMARPTLTALAFFSSSVNPILYAFSGAALIKSAGIGFMAKLFEGTASEMSSTRQGTGQTTQRREKAKLEMVQDGNPERITLATNPLE from the coding sequence ACCCTGCTCTCGCCCCAATGACCAACGCCACCTTCAACGCCACCGCCCAGTCGGGTGCGCTGCCCCCATTGCCCGGCGCCAAGCTGGGGCTGACCGTGCTCTCCTTGGCCTTCATCCTGGGCTTCCCAGGCAACGTCTTCGTGGTGTGGAGCGCTCTCTGGCGTGTCCAGAAGCGCACGATCACCTGCCTCCTCATCCTCCACCTGGCCCTGGCCGACTGCGCCGTGCTGctcacttcccctttcttccttcGGCTCCTGAGCGCCGGGCAGTGGGAGTTCGGCTCCGTGGTCTGCCAGCTGTGCTACTATGTTTGCGGTGTCAGCATGTACGCCAGCATCTCTCTCATCACCCTCATGAGCCTGGACCGCTGCTTAGCTGTCACTAAGCCTGTCATCGCCCAGAAGATCCGGACTGCCATGGTGGTCAGGTCCTTGGTCTTGGCCATCTGGATGGTCTCTTTCCTCCTTGCCGTGCCGGTCATTTTCTACCGCAAGCTGGTGCTTAGGGGCAGGCACCTTCTCTGCGACCTGTCCCATCCCACCATTGGCCACCTTGTTTTCCACAACCTTTTTGAGACCCTGACCGGCTTTGTGCTGCCCTTTGCTGCCATCATTTGGAGCTACTGCGTCATCGGGCACAGGCTGCAGGACACCCGCTTCCGGAGGAAGCGTCGCACCAACCGGCTCATTGTGCTGATCGTGGCCGCCTTTGCCCTCTTCTGGCTGCCCTTCCACGTGGTGAACATCCTAGACGTGGCTGGGGCGCTGAGCCACTCCAAGGGACTCATCATGGCCGGGAAGATGGCCCGGCCCACCCTGACGGCCCTGGCTTTCTTCAGCAGCAGCGTCAACCCCATCCTCTATGCCTTCAGCGGTGCTGCCTTGATCAAGTCGGCTGGCATAGGCTTCATGGCCAAGCTCTTTGAGGGGACGGCCTCAGAGATGTCCAGCACGCGGCAGGGGACGGGGCAGACCACCCAGCGACGCGAGAAGGCCAAGTTGGAGATGGTGCAggatgggaacccagagagaatCACCCTTGCCACCAACCCGCTGGAGTAG
- the LOC120380363 gene encoding leukotriene B4 receptor 1-like isoform X1, whose amino-acid sequence MKAPRINHPALAPMTNATFNATAQSGALPPLPGAKLGLTVLSLAFILGFPGNVFVVWSALWRVQKRTITCLLILHLALADCAVLLTSPFFLRLLSAGQWEFGSVVCQLCYYVCGVSMYASISLITLMSLDRCLAVTKPVIAQKIRTAMVVRSLVLAIWMVSFLLAVPVIFYRKLVLRGRHLLCDLSHPTIGHLVFHNLFETLTGFVLPFAAIIWSYCVIGHRLQDTRFRRKRRTNRLIVLIVAAFALFWLPFHVVNILDVAGALSHSKGLIMAGKMARPTLTALAFFSSSVNPILYAFSGAALIKSAGIGFMAKLFEGTASEMSSTRQGTGQTTQRREKAKLEMVQDGNPERITLATNPLE is encoded by the coding sequence ACCCTGCTCTCGCCCCAATGACCAACGCCACCTTCAACGCCACCGCCCAGTCGGGTGCGCTGCCCCCATTGCCCGGCGCCAAGCTGGGGCTGACCGTGCTCTCCTTGGCCTTCATCCTGGGCTTCCCAGGCAACGTCTTCGTGGTGTGGAGCGCTCTCTGGCGTGTCCAGAAGCGCACGATCACCTGCCTCCTCATCCTCCACCTGGCCCTGGCCGACTGCGCCGTGCTGctcacttcccctttcttccttcGGCTCCTGAGCGCCGGGCAGTGGGAGTTCGGCTCCGTGGTCTGCCAGCTGTGCTACTATGTTTGCGGTGTCAGCATGTACGCCAGCATCTCTCTCATCACCCTCATGAGCCTGGACCGCTGCTTAGCTGTCACTAAGCCTGTCATCGCCCAGAAGATCCGGACTGCCATGGTGGTCAGGTCCTTGGTCTTGGCCATCTGGATGGTCTCTTTCCTCCTTGCCGTGCCGGTCATTTTCTACCGCAAGCTGGTGCTTAGGGGCAGGCACCTTCTCTGCGACCTGTCCCATCCCACCATTGGCCACCTTGTTTTCCACAACCTTTTTGAGACCCTGACCGGCTTTGTGCTGCCCTTTGCTGCCATCATTTGGAGCTACTGCGTCATCGGGCACAGGCTGCAGGACACCCGCTTCCGGAGGAAGCGTCGCACCAACCGGCTCATTGTGCTGATCGTGGCCGCCTTTGCCCTCTTCTGGCTGCCCTTCCACGTGGTGAACATCCTAGACGTGGCTGGGGCGCTGAGCCACTCCAAGGGACTCATCATGGCCGGGAAGATGGCCCGGCCCACCCTGACGGCCCTGGCTTTCTTCAGCAGCAGCGTCAACCCCATCCTCTATGCCTTCAGCGGTGCTGCCTTGATCAAGTCGGCTGGCATAGGCTTCATGGCCAAGCTCTTTGAGGGGACGGCCTCAGAGATGTCCAGCACGCGGCAGGGGACGGGGCAGACCACCCAGCGACGCGAGAAGGCCAAGTTGGAGATGGTGCAggatgggaacccagagagaatCACCCTTGCCACCAACCCGCTGGAGTAG
- the LOC120380363 gene encoding leukotriene B4 receptor 1-like isoform X5, which yields MTNATFNATAQSGALPPLPGAKLGLTVLSLAFILGFPGNVFVVWSALWRVQKRTITCLLILHLALADCAVLLTSPFFLRLLSAGQWEFGSVVCQLCYYVCGVSMYASISLITLMSLDRCLAVTKPVIAQKIRTAMVVRSLVLAIWMVSFLLAVPVIFYRKLVLRGRHLLCDLSHPTIGHLVFHNLFETLTGFVLPFAAIIWSYCVIGHRLQDTRFRRKRRTNRLIVLIVAAFALFWLPFHVVNILDVAGALSHSKGLIMAGKMARPTLTALAFFSSSVNPILYAFSGAALIKSAGIGFMAKLFEGTASEMSSTRQGTGQTTQRREKAKLEMVQDGNPERITLATNPLE from the coding sequence ATGACCAACGCCACCTTCAACGCCACCGCCCAGTCGGGTGCGCTGCCCCCATTGCCCGGCGCCAAGCTGGGGCTGACCGTGCTCTCCTTGGCCTTCATCCTGGGCTTCCCAGGCAACGTCTTCGTGGTGTGGAGCGCTCTCTGGCGTGTCCAGAAGCGCACGATCACCTGCCTCCTCATCCTCCACCTGGCCCTGGCCGACTGCGCCGTGCTGctcacttcccctttcttccttcGGCTCCTGAGCGCCGGGCAGTGGGAGTTCGGCTCCGTGGTCTGCCAGCTGTGCTACTATGTTTGCGGTGTCAGCATGTACGCCAGCATCTCTCTCATCACCCTCATGAGCCTGGACCGCTGCTTAGCTGTCACTAAGCCTGTCATCGCCCAGAAGATCCGGACTGCCATGGTGGTCAGGTCCTTGGTCTTGGCCATCTGGATGGTCTCTTTCCTCCTTGCCGTGCCGGTCATTTTCTACCGCAAGCTGGTGCTTAGGGGCAGGCACCTTCTCTGCGACCTGTCCCATCCCACCATTGGCCACCTTGTTTTCCACAACCTTTTTGAGACCCTGACCGGCTTTGTGCTGCCCTTTGCTGCCATCATTTGGAGCTACTGCGTCATCGGGCACAGGCTGCAGGACACCCGCTTCCGGAGGAAGCGTCGCACCAACCGGCTCATTGTGCTGATCGTGGCCGCCTTTGCCCTCTTCTGGCTGCCCTTCCACGTGGTGAACATCCTAGACGTGGCTGGGGCGCTGAGCCACTCCAAGGGACTCATCATGGCCGGGAAGATGGCCCGGCCCACCCTGACGGCCCTGGCTTTCTTCAGCAGCAGCGTCAACCCCATCCTCTATGCCTTCAGCGGTGCTGCCTTGATCAAGTCGGCTGGCATAGGCTTCATGGCCAAGCTCTTTGAGGGGACGGCCTCAGAGATGTCCAGCACGCGGCAGGGGACGGGGCAGACCACCCAGCGACGCGAGAAGGCCAAGTTGGAGATGGTGCAggatgggaacccagagagaatCACCCTTGCCACCAACCCGCTGGAGTAG